One region of Populus trichocarpa isolate Nisqually-1 chromosome 4, P.trichocarpa_v4.1, whole genome shotgun sequence genomic DNA includes:
- the LOC7480585 gene encoding protein SPIRAL1-like 1: protein MGREVSAGGGQSSLGYLFGGGETAAKNVGHTASNNLSPKLASTSPPIDKQTPTGIHENLKNNYYRADGQNCGNFITDRPSTKVHAAPSGESSSG from the exons ATGGGTCGTGAAGTCAGTGCTGGTGGTGGACAGAGTTCCTTGGGCTATTTATTTGGTGGCGGGGAGACTGCTGCTAAGAATGTGGGACACACTGCTAGCAATAACCTTTCTCCAAAGCTTGCTTCTACTTCACCACCAATTGATAAGCAGACTCCAACAGGAATTCATGAAAATCTTAAGAACAATTACTACCGAGCAGATGGGCAGAATTGTGGTAACTTTATCAC GGATCGACCATCCACTAAAGTCCATGCCGCCCCTAGTGGTGAATCTTCCTcgggctaa
- the LOC18097693 gene encoding uncharacterized protein LOC18097693, whose amino-acid sequence MTTVVPTSEEDPALSVVRFTSELSWSDAGPEVAEQQVSRLCVEAQECMVRNRWLDLTSLMLTSADIVFSNSKVSEKDLECIFTVICNLVTKSESPDEELEMAKLICTKIIQQPSDKPVLRLKILFNLYNLLDNVYCRFYVYMKALNLAMSGKVTEHIIPSCKKIDSFLKEWNLEVQDQRELFLCVANALKDSKSSAKDSFKFLTRYLATFSGEDAYKMGEAKDEAARTIIDFVKAPDMFQCDLLDMPAVAQLEKDAKYALVYQLLKIFLTLRLDAYLEFQAVNSALLKSYGLVHEDCIAKMRLISLVDLASHESGRIPYTLIKDTLRINDDEVELWVVKALTSKLIACKMDQMNQVVLVSSCTERVFGRQQWGVLRTKLGTWRDNIGNVINTIQANKITEDSSQAVQGLMIR is encoded by the exons ATGACGACTGTGGTCCCCACCTCCGAAGAGGATCCAGCCCTCTCCGTCGTCCGTTTCACCTCCGAACTCTCCTGGTCCGACGCCGGCCCCGAG GTAGCGGAACAACAAGTGAGTAGGCTGTGTGTGGAAGCGCAAGAATGTATGGTGAGGAATAGGTGGTTGGATTTGACTTCTTTAATGTTAACTTCCGCTGATATTGTTTTTTCCAACTCCAAGGTTTCCGAGAAAG ATCTTGAATGTATCTTCACTGTCATTTGCAATCTTGTCACAAAGTCTGAAAGTCCAGATGAAGAACTTGAGATGGCAAAACTTATATGCACAAAAATTATTCAACAACCAAGTGACAAGCCTGTGCTGCGCCTAAAGAT CTTGTTCAATCTGTACAACCTACTGGATAATGTGTACTGCCGGTTCTATGTTTACATGAAGGCCTTAAATTTGGCCATGAGTGGAAAAGTCACTGAACACATCATTCCTTCTTGCAAAAAGATTGATAGCTTCTTGAAAGAGTGGAATCTTGAAGTCCAGGATCAGAGGGAGCTTTTTCTCTGTGTTGCCAATGCACTAAAAGATAGTAAGAG CTCTGCGAAGGATTCTTTCAAATTCTTGACTAGGTATTTAGCCACTTTCTCTGGCGAGGATGCTTATAAAATGGGCGAAGCCAAGGATGAAGCTGCACGTacaattattgattttgttaagGCACCTGACATGTTTCAG TGTGATCTACTAGATATGCCTGCTGTTGCGCAATTGGAAAAGGATGCTAAATATGCATTGGTATATCAGCTCCTAAAGATTTTCCTGACTCTGAGGCTGGATGCTTATCTGGAGTTTCAAGCTGTGAATTCTGCTCTTCTGAAAAGCTATG GTCTTGTTCATGAAGATTGTATAGCGAAGATGCGGTTGATATCATTGGTGGATCTTGCCTCACATGAATCTGGTCGAATTCCATATACCCTAATCAAAGATACTCTTAGG ATCAATGATGATGAGGTGGAATTATGGGTAGTGAAGGCATTAACTTCCAAGTTAATTGCCTGTAAAATGGACCAGATGAATCAAGTTGTGCTTGTGAg TTCTTGTACTGAGCGTGTATTTGGGCGACAACAGTGGGGGGTGCTTAGGACAAAGCTTGGTACATGGAGG GATAATATTGGAAATGTCATAAACACCATCCAAGCTAACAAGATCACCGAAGACAGCTCACAGGCAGTGCAGGGATTGATGATTCGTTAG
- the LOC7480587 gene encoding uncharacterized protein LOC7480587, which translates to MSNKQGPPKHQNNYAWKPNAGRKINETEVGGRLKPLSEITGVCQRCKEQIDWKRRYGKYKPLTEPAKCQKCSKRTVRQAYHNLCTACAKEQKVCAKCRCHVDRIIGRDLADVEAEQKTLEEAIKNARERDRRALIRAMNKGKPMGLTKNPTNEGNRVGDLFPSSSLEEYAAKGRDRNRSVNGNKNLGDGEDVDDEEEGEEDNESENGENNEDLDGEDNPEHQNENGDKVCH; encoded by the exons ATGAGCAACAAACAGGGCCCCCCAAAGCACCAAAACAACTACGCTTGGAAACCCAACGCCGGCCGCAAAATCAATGAAACG GAAGTTGGAGGCAGGCTAAAACCCTTGTCAGAGATTACTGGGGTTTGCCAAAGATGTAAAGAACAGATTGATTGGAAACGTCGGTATGGAAAATACAAGCCTCTTACTGAGCCTGCTAAATG TCAAAAGTGCTCAAAACGTACAGTGCGTCAAGCTTATCATAATTTATGCACTG cttgtgCAAAGGAGCAAAAGGTGTGTGCCAAGTGTCGATGCCATGTGGACCGCATAATTGGAAg AGACCTTGCCGATGTAGAGGCTGAGCAAAAGACACTTGAGGAG GCAATTAAGAATGCTCGAGAGAGGGATCGGAGGGCTCTCATACGTGCT ATGAACAAAGGTAAACCTATGGGTTTGACAAAAAACCCAACCAATGAAGGAAATAGGGTTGGAGATTTGTTCCCTTCCTCATCACTCGAGGAATATGCTGCAAAAGGTAGGGATCGCAATCGCAGTGTTAATGGTAACAAAAATCTCGGCGATGGAGAAGATGTCGATGATGaggaggagggggaggaggaCAATGAATCTGAAAATGGAGAAAACAATGAAGATCTGGATGGAGAAGATAACCCTGAACATCAAAATGAAAATGGGGACAAAGTTTGTCATTAA